In Terriglobia bacterium, the following proteins share a genomic window:
- a CDS encoding LysM peptidoglycan-binding domain-containing protein, with protein MALMKALIINKDAPIPIPIPVQFNPPQYQLQKTNQYAEVGIPGLGSSLLQFVKGSAQTLTMELFFDTTDLGLDVRALTSLVLALTDVNSDTHAPPRLLFVWGSMIFPCVLEGVTQTFEYFNPIGMPLRARLNVTLKGYDLLEDLLSSIPLLSADRTKQRIFKTGDTLQGIAAQEYGDSSQWRPIAQANGLDNPLTVPAGKGLIIPVLT; from the coding sequence ATGGCCCTGATGAAAGCACTCATCATCAATAAGGACGCCCCGATTCCCATTCCGATCCCGGTGCAGTTCAATCCGCCGCAGTATCAACTGCAGAAGACCAATCAGTACGCCGAGGTGGGCATCCCGGGGCTGGGCTCCTCGCTCCTTCAATTTGTGAAAGGCAGCGCGCAAACCCTGACGATGGAATTGTTCTTTGACACCACGGATCTGGGGCTTGACGTGCGCGCGCTGACCAGCCTGGTCCTCGCCCTCACGGACGTGAATTCCGACACGCATGCTCCTCCCCGCCTGCTTTTTGTGTGGGGTTCGATGATATTCCCGTGCGTGCTCGAGGGCGTGACACAAACCTTTGAGTACTTCAATCCGATCGGGATGCCGCTTCGGGCGAGATTGAACGTCACGCTCAAAGGCTACGACCTGCTCGAAGATTTGTTGTCGAGCATTCCGCTGTTATCCGCCGATCGCACCAAGCAACGCATCTTCAAGACCGGCGACACCTTGCAGGGCATTGCGGCGCAGGAGTACGGCGATTCGAGCCAGTGGCGTCCCATCGCCCAGGCGAACGGCCTGGACAACCCGCTGACGGTTCCTGCGGGAAAAGGGTTGATCATTCCGGTGCTCACTTAA
- a CDS encoding phage baseplate assembly protein V translates to MDLFAHLESSERLRVYGVAIAIVLDNKDPQGMGRVKVRLPGLLDDDSGLWARIATLMAGKDRGTFFLPETDDEVLVAFEHGDVSRPYILGALWNGKDTPPDTNADGKNNLRFIKSRSGHLIRLDDSDGKEKIEIIDKSGNNSITIDTANKTITITSAQDITLDASQGKIKLSAQNIELSSTADTKIQAQGQMTLSASATTTIKGSTVNIN, encoded by the coding sequence ATGGATCTATTCGCCCATCTGGAATCTTCGGAGCGCCTTCGCGTCTATGGCGTTGCCATCGCCATTGTCCTGGACAACAAGGATCCCCAGGGAATGGGTCGGGTCAAAGTCCGGCTCCCAGGACTCCTCGACGACGATTCCGGTTTGTGGGCGCGCATCGCCACACTCATGGCGGGGAAAGACCGCGGGACCTTCTTTCTGCCGGAAACCGATGATGAGGTGCTGGTGGCGTTTGAGCATGGCGACGTTTCGCGCCCCTACATCCTGGGGGCGCTGTGGAACGGGAAGGACACCCCCCCCGATACAAACGCCGACGGGAAGAACAATCTGCGCTTCATTAAATCGCGCAGCGGTCATTTGATCCGTCTGGACGACAGCGACGGCAAGGAGAAGATCGAGATCATTGATAAGAGCGGCAACAACAGCATCACGATTGACACGGCGAACAAGACGATCACCATCACGTCCGCACAAGACATCACCCTGGACGCCTCGCAGGGAAAGATCAAGCTGAGTGCACAGAACATTGAGCTTTCCTCCACGGCTGACACCAAGATCCAGGCACAGGGACAAATGACCCTCTCTGCTTCGGCGACTACAACGATCAAAGGGTCGACGGTGAATATCAATTGA
- a CDS encoding putative baseplate assembly protein: MALRGPLLDGRSLQDILNRLQQLTSAQVPEWTPPPEGDAGTMLQRIYARLLELALQRLNAVPEKNLLAFLDATGVSLIPPSPARAPLTFSLAAGTPPTRVPKGIQAGTQPSGQLPATIFETDDDLTVLPAQLTMGLTLDPVWDRFADLTATMAGQYAAGFTPFVGTDALPHILYLGDEALFEFTRPAMITLNANWQSGQSSSQVAKFFQQLSYRYQTQGQTQTLSAPPVVNVSGTAVQVSFPLADPVDLETIGRIGLAQSLASRWVQLVLTTPFPDAWVAHDLRLSSLALTISNAQPFLPDLAFANSAPLDVTKDFLPFSAVPKVGDAFYIGSREAFAKPNSTVTLNVNLKPADPPVLAWEYWDSDANAWTGLPRSSLTDTTGGNTINLTRSGTISMLVPAAVPKRGPTGGAAAWSNLYLRVRLTSGRYRGSPRITKFQFVDSSALKLAAKAGEVKIAVANPSLAAQGQVLLVEQEPVMVTGGSGMTLNVTPALLNDHAAGAKVQVRAIQPLTTLSLAVDSSGNSAPLIKVTSALGINANDVLLLDDEFAPEFVTVKSVTDANTVVLQTMTRFSHAANVSVSRVAPLSLFGFADDDWVDFSEPFTPFGINPGPGDMFNFETFAGFFATMVAFSLEATDTGTTSTPMATGVQFRDHAKLDLSSSPKMSLGSIVGTKIGTGGIVVGINTNPFIVFPVSINPLMRININVALDMILPPIELQWEFLGANGWQSFTPTDNSNNLRNEGLSTIVLPPTAPVQAEVNGQKSYWVRVRITSGDYGIPVDYVAVDPSDPSKGFQVNPGTGNVDPPVITDLSLNYQAQRGPTLVTQNSFLFADQTSQAGTGFVPFVAAPDLIPQIYADPEPAFYLAFDAMFPEQPVRLYVSTTPRAFAGSVVKETRAAPLPSSQLPPLRWEYFNGTAWRQLTVIDLTNNFTESGSIEFLTPPDIALLAKFDLVPSYWIRARSSQNDPLLTQHLLGVFLNTVPATQAVTVANEILGSGNGMPKQSLRLSRSPVLTGQQILVRETEPPSDLEGAMIEAEEGSDAIQSRFNAATGSQETWVRWHEVDNFLSSGPQNRHYTLDHASGLLTFGDGVHGLIPPRDTNNLNATYRTGGGNSGNLPSFAIAQIKSPLPGVAGVTNPIAADGGADAETIPMAEERGPQTLRHRYRALSPADLEWLAREAAGTRVARSKCLPNVNRDLVFEPGWVTLLIVPSGAGSKLSPGSELIREVETYIAARAFAGLALQTPTRVNVIGPGYIEVRFIAEVVPQDLEETESVKQNVLTALTAFLHPLTGGLGGTGWKFGRDVYASEVYKVIEDLPGVSHVQNLQLSPNVTQHRLNFLSPLTADRDLPEGSAVMAPSRRKAALLAEAIAAGSPMNRIAVKGFKEGDRLSKIQDLTVQSVSGEKITVDSFSGDGVGFPRGSLLTSFDNLWRTRLAQGIPRNDTVSQVFVEDTEFASRLNPGDVLTVFYPFPMTVTSLAEDLLPLTVQSVSANTVTVAAFNTGAAGLDPGTLVSTSDGGMQTLLEQGIPPYQSGITQIMVHDPMFAALLQSGDSIDVHLASQTLAIQPYMTELPFAAGTVLATMDNRVRSPLLTEIPADQPVTSITLGDWGSEDVLLWRRDAPGDQQRATIQFVEPVIDLVYLDDNFLVYSGKHTITMVGP, translated from the coding sequence ATGGCGCTGCGCGGGCCTCTTCTAGACGGCCGCTCACTTCAGGATATTTTGAACCGGCTCCAGCAATTGACGTCGGCCCAGGTGCCGGAATGGACCCCCCCGCCCGAAGGCGATGCCGGGACGATGCTTCAGCGGATCTACGCGCGCTTGCTTGAACTGGCACTTCAGCGGCTCAATGCAGTGCCTGAAAAAAACCTTCTGGCTTTCCTCGATGCCACCGGCGTGAGTCTGATCCCGCCCTCTCCCGCCCGCGCGCCGCTCACCTTCTCGCTCGCGGCGGGCACGCCTCCGACCCGCGTGCCCAAGGGGATCCAAGCGGGGACTCAGCCCAGCGGGCAGCTTCCGGCCACTATTTTTGAGACCGATGACGATCTCACCGTCCTCCCGGCGCAACTAACGATGGGTTTGACTCTTGATCCGGTGTGGGATCGCTTTGCCGACTTGACCGCGACGATGGCGGGACAGTATGCCGCCGGATTTACGCCTTTTGTCGGCACCGATGCACTCCCCCACATTCTTTATCTGGGCGATGAGGCCCTGTTTGAGTTCACACGGCCGGCGATGATTACCCTGAATGCGAACTGGCAGAGCGGGCAATCCTCATCGCAAGTCGCAAAATTCTTCCAGCAGTTGTCTTATCGATATCAAACGCAGGGGCAGACCCAAACCCTCTCCGCCCCACCCGTTGTCAATGTCTCCGGCACTGCCGTCCAGGTTTCATTCCCCCTGGCCGATCCGGTGGATCTCGAAACGATCGGGCGCATTGGACTGGCACAAAGCCTCGCCAGCCGCTGGGTGCAGCTCGTGCTCACCACCCCTTTCCCCGATGCCTGGGTGGCCCATGATCTACGGCTGAGCAGTCTCGCCTTAACCATCAGCAACGCCCAACCCTTCCTGCCCGATCTTGCTTTTGCAAACAGTGCCCCGCTGGATGTGACCAAGGATTTTCTGCCTTTCAGCGCCGTACCGAAAGTCGGAGATGCATTCTATATCGGAAGCCGTGAGGCGTTCGCCAAACCCAATTCGACCGTTACGTTGAATGTGAATCTGAAGCCCGCAGATCCTCCGGTTCTGGCCTGGGAGTACTGGGATTCCGATGCAAACGCCTGGACAGGCCTTCCGCGGAGCAGCCTCACCGACACGACAGGCGGCAACACGATCAATCTGACTCGATCGGGCACGATTTCGATGCTCGTCCCGGCAGCCGTGCCGAAACGCGGCCCCACCGGGGGCGCCGCCGCGTGGAGCAACCTCTATCTGCGCGTCCGTCTGACCAGCGGGAGATATCGCGGCTCCCCACGAATCACAAAGTTTCAGTTTGTCGATTCCTCCGCACTCAAGCTCGCCGCGAAAGCGGGTGAGGTGAAGATCGCGGTGGCGAATCCTAGCCTGGCGGCACAAGGGCAGGTGCTCCTGGTGGAGCAGGAACCTGTGATGGTCACCGGGGGCAGTGGCATGACACTGAACGTGACGCCTGCCCTGCTTAATGACCACGCCGCGGGAGCGAAAGTCCAAGTCCGTGCGATTCAGCCGCTCACGACATTGAGCCTGGCTGTGGACAGCTCAGGCAACTCTGCCCCGCTGATCAAGGTGACGAGCGCACTGGGGATCAATGCGAATGATGTTTTGCTGCTGGACGACGAGTTTGCTCCCGAGTTTGTCACGGTCAAAAGTGTCACGGACGCCAACACCGTTGTCCTCCAAACAATGACCCGCTTCAGCCATGCTGCAAACGTCAGCGTGTCCCGCGTGGCCCCGCTCAGTTTGTTCGGATTCGCTGATGACGATTGGGTGGATTTCTCGGAACCGTTCACCCCTTTTGGGATCAACCCGGGCCCGGGCGACATGTTCAATTTCGAGACCTTTGCGGGCTTCTTTGCGACGATGGTCGCTTTCAGCCTGGAGGCAACAGATACCGGGACCACCAGCACCCCGATGGCAACAGGCGTCCAGTTCCGCGATCATGCGAAGCTGGATCTCAGTTCGAGTCCAAAGATGAGTCTGGGTTCAATCGTCGGGACGAAGATCGGCACCGGCGGCATCGTCGTCGGAATCAATACGAATCCGTTTATTGTCTTCCCGGTCTCCATCAATCCGCTGATGCGAATCAATATCAACGTCGCACTGGATATGATTCTGCCCCCGATCGAGCTCCAGTGGGAGTTTCTGGGTGCCAACGGCTGGCAGTCTTTCACTCCCACCGACAATTCCAACAACCTCCGCAACGAGGGACTGAGCACCATCGTGCTTCCCCCCACTGCGCCGGTCCAGGCGGAGGTGAACGGGCAGAAGAGTTACTGGGTACGCGTGCGGATCACCAGCGGGGATTACGGTATTCCAGTCGACTATGTCGCGGTGGATCCCTCGGATCCCTCGAAGGGTTTTCAGGTCAATCCCGGCACCGGCAATGTCGACCCGCCTGTCATCACAGACCTGTCCCTCAATTACCAGGCCCAACGCGGGCCAACCCTGGTGACGCAAAACAGCTTCCTCTTCGCCGATCAAACCTCGCAAGCCGGCACGGGTTTTGTCCCCTTTGTCGCGGCCCCGGACCTGATCCCGCAGATCTACGCCGATCCCGAGCCGGCGTTCTACCTTGCGTTTGACGCCATGTTCCCGGAACAACCGGTCCGCTTGTACGTGAGTACCACGCCCCGCGCCTTTGCAGGGAGCGTGGTCAAGGAAACCCGAGCCGCTCCCCTGCCCTCCTCACAACTCCCGCCGCTGCGCTGGGAATATTTTAATGGGACCGCCTGGCGGCAGCTTACCGTCATTGACCTGACCAATAATTTTACGGAATCAGGCAGCATCGAGTTCCTGACACCTCCCGACATCGCCCTGTTGGCCAAATTTGACCTCGTACCGAGCTATTGGATTCGTGCCCGCTCCTCCCAGAATGACCCGCTCCTCACGCAACATTTGCTCGGCGTTTTCCTCAATACAGTCCCCGCCACTCAGGCGGTCACGGTGGCGAACGAAATCCTGGGATCGGGCAACGGGATGCCGAAACAGTCCCTGCGCCTGAGCCGCTCGCCGGTCTTGACCGGCCAGCAAATCCTCGTACGAGAGACCGAACCGCCGTCAGATTTGGAAGGTGCGATGATAGAAGCGGAGGAAGGGAGCGACGCGATTCAGTCGCGTTTTAACGCCGCCACGGGCTCCCAGGAAACCTGGGTGCGCTGGCACGAGGTGGACAACTTTTTATCCTCTGGGCCGCAGAACCGCCACTATACGCTTGACCATGCCAGCGGGCTGCTTACGTTTGGCGATGGCGTTCACGGCCTCATTCCGCCGCGCGATACCAACAACCTCAATGCGACCTACCGCACGGGAGGAGGAAATTCGGGAAATCTGCCTTCTTTCGCCATCGCACAGATCAAGTCCCCTCTGCCCGGCGTGGCGGGGGTGACCAATCCCATCGCCGCCGATGGCGGAGCCGACGCGGAGACGATCCCGATGGCGGAAGAGCGCGGACCGCAAACTCTCAGGCACCGCTACCGGGCACTTTCCCCTGCCGACCTGGAATGGTTGGCGCGGGAAGCGGCCGGCACGCGCGTTGCCCGCTCCAAGTGCCTTCCCAATGTCAATCGCGATCTCGTCTTCGAACCGGGGTGGGTGACGCTTCTCATCGTTCCATCCGGCGCCGGATCAAAACTATCTCCGGGGTCGGAGCTCATCCGTGAGGTTGAGACCTACATCGCCGCGCGCGCCTTTGCGGGGCTGGCGCTGCAGACGCCCACGCGCGTGAACGTCATCGGGCCCGGCTACATCGAGGTGCGATTCATCGCGGAAGTGGTGCCGCAAGACCTTGAGGAAACAGAGTCGGTCAAGCAGAACGTTCTGACCGCGCTGACCGCCTTCCTGCACCCCTTGACGGGCGGGCTGGGTGGAACCGGGTGGAAGTTCGGTCGCGACGTTTACGCATCCGAGGTTTACAAGGTCATCGAGGACTTGCCCGGCGTCAGCCATGTTCAGAATCTCCAACTGTCTCCCAACGTCACGCAGCATCGCTTGAACTTCCTTTCTCCGCTGACCGCGGACCGTGACTTGCCCGAAGGCAGTGCCGTGATGGCTCCGAGCCGTCGCAAAGCGGCCTTGCTCGCCGAGGCCATTGCTGCCGGCTCTCCCATGAACCGGATCGCTGTCAAAGGTTTTAAAGAGGGCGACCGCCTCAGCAAGATCCAGGACCTCACGGTGCAGTCCGTTTCCGGCGAGAAGATCACTGTCGACTCTTTTTCCGGCGACGGGGTTGGATTCCCGCGCGGCAGTCTCCTGACGTCCTTTGACAACCTCTGGCGCACTCGACTGGCTCAGGGCATCCCGCGGAATGACACAGTCTCTCAGGTTTTCGTGGAAGATACGGAGTTTGCGTCTCGGTTGAATCCCGGCGATGTGCTCACGGTCTTTTATCCCTTTCCGATGACAGTGACCTCCTTGGCAGAAGATCTCCTGCCGCTGACCGTGCAGTCCGTGTCCGCAAACACAGTGACCGTCGCCGCTTTCAACACCGGCGCTGCAGGCTTGGACCCCGGGACTCTGGTGTCAACTAGTGATGGGGGAATGCAAACCCTCCTGGAACAGGGCATACCGCCCTACCAGAGCGGGATCACGCAGATTATGGTTCACGATCCGATGTTCGCCGCTTTATTGCAGTCCGGCGACTCGATCGATGTGCATCTGGCATCGCAGACCCTGGCCATTCAACCTTACATGACGGAACTCCCCTTTGCTGCAGGGACCGTCCTTGCCACAATGGACAATCGGGTGCGGTCGCCCTTGTTGACCGAAATTCCGGCTGATCAACCAGTAACCTCTATCACGCTGGGCGACTGGGGGAGCGAGGATGTCTTGCTTTGGCGCCGTGACGCTCCCGGTGACCAGCAGAGAGCGACCATCCAATTCGTCGAGCCGGTGATCGACCTTGTCTACCTCGACGACAACTTTCTTGTCTATTCGGGAAAGCACACGATCACGATGGTGGGCCCTTAG
- a CDS encoding GPW/gp25 family protein, translated as MDNNSSEGKGFLGTGMTFPLQVDGQGHIAMNSFENHVRQSILLIVQTARGERLMRSDFGAGLFDQVFAPLNTTTTSLLAHDVKEALIRFEPRIEVLDVAVTADAQREDVLLIDVQYRVRRTDTQFNVVYPFFLQKGIL; from the coding sequence ATGGACAACAATTCGAGTGAAGGCAAAGGCTTCCTGGGAACCGGGATGACATTCCCGCTCCAGGTGGATGGCCAGGGGCACATCGCGATGAACTCCTTTGAAAATCATGTCCGCCAGTCGATCCTCTTGATTGTACAGACGGCGCGGGGCGAGCGCCTCATGCGGTCTGACTTTGGCGCCGGGCTGTTCGATCAGGTGTTCGCGCCCCTCAACACCACGACCACATCGCTCCTCGCTCATGATGTCAAGGAGGCGCTGATCCGGTTTGAGCCAAGAATCGAAGTCCTTGATGTCGCGGTCACGGCGGATGCCCAGCGCGAAGACGTCCTGCTCATCGATGTCCAGTACCGGGTGCGCCGCACCGACACGCAATTCAACGTTGTCTATCCATTCTTTCTTCAAAAGGGAATACTCTGA
- a CDS encoding N-acetylmuramidase family protein, whose protein sequence is MPDKLTDQDYQAAANLLQCDVASIKAVAEVESRGDGFLSDGRVKVLFEGHQFYKFTNGLYATSHPTICYQKWTTEFYAKGATADIRGAGELARLEEAMSLDRTAALKSASYGKFQIMGFNFQICGFTTVDDFYQAVQISEGAHLNAFCSFIKANSLDAALRESRWADFANKYNGPDYQKNQYDTKLAAAYGKYATASA, encoded by the coding sequence ATGCCCGATAAGCTGACCGATCAGGATTATCAAGCTGCAGCAAACCTGCTCCAGTGCGACGTGGCTTCCATAAAGGCCGTCGCGGAGGTTGAAAGTCGTGGAGATGGGTTCCTCAGCGATGGAAGGGTAAAGGTTCTCTTCGAGGGCCATCAATTCTACAAGTTTACAAACGGTCTCTATGCGACGTCGCATCCTACGATTTGCTATCAGAAATGGACCACGGAGTTCTACGCCAAAGGGGCGACCGCCGACATACGTGGCGCCGGAGAATTGGCGCGTCTTGAGGAGGCCATGTCTCTGGACCGCACCGCGGCCTTGAAATCCGCAAGTTATGGCAAGTTTCAGATCATGGGTTTCAATTTCCAGATCTGCGGTTTCACAACCGTCGACGACTTCTATCAGGCCGTCCAAATCAGTGAGGGCGCCCACCTCAACGCCTTCTGTAGCTTCATCAAGGCCAACTCCCTGGATGCTGCGTTGCGCGAGTCTCGCTGGGCCGATTTCGCGAACAAATATAACGGTCCGGATTACCAGAAGAATCAGTACGACACCAAACTCGCGGCGGCCTATGGAAAATATGCGACCGCATCAGCCTGA
- a CDS encoding DUF4157 domain-containing protein has protein sequence MEKAAPGKERQGKSPKRPAMTTQAAAQQHASRPPLLRLQQEAGNQAVLRFLQAKLRIGQPNDPREQEADRIAEQVTTAPPGTVAPPEVHLSAATSPPDPGTGTLVQQKTDAPSAATTPPVPESSLQNLGPGQPLDPETRAFMEPRFNHDFSQVRVHTHAAATKSAHDMNALAFTVGQNVLFDAGRYAPSTGDGRRLLAHELAHVIQQTAQPGRVTAMVQRKTRAPGVWYQEALDRLAVAKRGIVHFETSDFLPYDLPMIQKFVDLVEAIDKEDRAAVPQLLADFMAGDPYKLPPLFPSDSLANEVIARLMLLGLNTESAKFRIWHLQQPQRTPPQSPTHRDYSDEVYLWEDVLERLTNRIPDKDADAALKALDALAILFEQVRNEAASLDQNAIKRDIERRKHIIDTGPEYYVGRPDRTISVYQSQLIEFLRQTFGGMQAAYQVVLDRALTDLGSGKGEKYLQIAKDRLENKLAGLVFPADAAKQSGAVTLPVTRTEFKKGGGRHLDIFLKDKAAERRSVKITFYDVDMPEGLGSEKELDFGRILTIRRGQIQVVERIYGLGKDKTGKLTEETKENAAAIARLGKEGLHLESDDDWRKFLVAKFELNLARTGKKDEALTAVIKLLEAYLRAFTTHTPYNIDDFGDNLLTTTFPRALTGQLIHDCGVYALRIAYMLSLLREHPDLKLRFRFIVFPVHIGLIITGEGLPLYIAHNDQFTIYSASDVALLQQEWKQTDPRGQRRTPSPKDETEQFLGELAGEEFISNTDLPFKTMDVPHLKGKPAAMKGDLWRFYTRKAQVELFGPTAKDPKSPNYQFHLRYLDVLEKMRAHYNTYVVPFWNQKAHVAWLKYGPLLIKAWEQIQAVNAGRDKQAAETQYDGLAQVYSGILVAGLQEVENTFGPITTAQIEISRELQAHPDIIAPAGSQTHSERLETVFENLGRSPGAWWQREVYDHLRLIRGRQKPEAPFAKDEDLLGPVD, from the coding sequence ATGGAAAAGGCAGCGCCAGGAAAAGAGCGTCAGGGGAAGAGCCCGAAACGGCCGGCGATGACTACGCAGGCAGCGGCTCAGCAACATGCCTCGCGTCCCCCTCTCTTGCGACTTCAGCAGGAGGCCGGAAATCAGGCTGTTCTCCGTTTCCTGCAAGCCAAGCTCCGTATTGGACAGCCCAATGATCCCCGGGAGCAGGAGGCCGACCGCATCGCCGAGCAAGTCACGACAGCCCCTCCCGGCACGGTCGCCCCACCCGAGGTCCACCTCTCCGCCGCTACGTCTCCCCCCGACCCCGGAACCGGGACGCTGGTTCAACAGAAGACGGACGCTCCTTCCGCCGCGACCACTCCCCCCGTTCCAGAAAGTTCTCTCCAGAATTTGGGGCCCGGTCAGCCGCTCGACCCGGAGACTCGCGCCTTTATGGAGCCTCGCTTCAATCACGACTTCAGCCAGGTGCGGGTACACACCCATGCTGCCGCGACAAAATCGGCGCATGATATGAATGCCCTGGCGTTCACAGTGGGCCAGAATGTCTTATTTGACGCCGGGCGGTATGCCCCCTCGACGGGCGACGGGCGACGTCTCCTGGCCCACGAATTAGCGCATGTGATCCAGCAGACAGCTCAACCGGGCAGGGTCACTGCTATGGTTCAAAGGAAAACCAGGGCTCCGGGCGTGTGGTACCAAGAGGCGTTGGACAGGCTGGCCGTGGCGAAGCGGGGAATCGTCCATTTCGAAACAAGTGACTTTCTCCCCTACGACCTCCCCATGATCCAGAAATTCGTGGACCTCGTCGAGGCGATCGACAAGGAAGATCGTGCCGCCGTCCCCCAACTGCTCGCCGATTTCATGGCGGGAGATCCGTACAAGCTGCCGCCCTTGTTCCCATCCGATTCGCTGGCAAATGAAGTCATTGCCCGTCTGATGTTGCTCGGTCTTAACACCGAGTCCGCGAAGTTCCGCATTTGGCATTTGCAGCAGCCGCAACGAACGCCCCCCCAATCCCCCACGCACCGGGATTACTCCGATGAAGTCTATTTGTGGGAAGACGTGCTCGAACGGCTGACGAACCGCATCCCTGACAAGGACGCGGACGCAGCTTTGAAGGCGCTGGACGCGCTTGCCATCCTGTTCGAGCAGGTACGGAACGAAGCGGCCAGTCTGGATCAGAATGCCATCAAGAGGGATATCGAGCGGAGAAAGCACATCATCGATACGGGGCCGGAGTACTATGTCGGTCGGCCCGACAGAACCATTTCCGTTTACCAGTCCCAGTTGATCGAGTTCTTGCGCCAGACCTTTGGAGGCATGCAGGCCGCCTACCAGGTGGTGCTTGATCGCGCTTTGACGGATTTGGGGTCCGGCAAGGGAGAGAAGTATCTTCAGATTGCAAAGGACCGGCTGGAAAACAAGCTCGCAGGACTGGTGTTCCCTGCGGATGCAGCGAAGCAATCGGGGGCGGTCACGCTCCCGGTAACGCGCACGGAGTTTAAGAAAGGCGGCGGGCGGCATCTCGACATATTCCTGAAAGACAAAGCAGCGGAGCGTCGGTCTGTAAAAATTACTTTTTATGATGTGGATATGCCGGAAGGTTTGGGCAGCGAGAAAGAACTCGATTTCGGCCGCATTCTGACGATCCGGCGAGGCCAAATCCAGGTGGTGGAACGCATTTACGGTCTGGGAAAAGATAAGACCGGAAAACTGACGGAAGAGACAAAAGAGAACGCCGCTGCGATCGCCCGGCTGGGCAAAGAAGGGCTCCACCTCGAAAGTGACGACGACTGGCGCAAGTTCCTGGTGGCGAAATTTGAACTTAATCTGGCCCGGACTGGAAAGAAGGATGAGGCGCTGACCGCCGTCATTAAGCTCCTGGAAGCCTATCTGCGTGCATTCACGACCCACACCCCTTACAACATCGACGATTTCGGCGACAACCTGCTCACCACCACCTTCCCGCGCGCCTTGACCGGCCAGTTGATCCACGATTGCGGGGTGTACGCCCTGCGCATCGCGTACATGCTCTCGCTGCTCCGCGAGCATCCCGATCTGAAACTGCGTTTTCGTTTTATTGTGTTCCCGGTCCATATCGGCCTGATCATCACCGGGGAGGGTCTCCCGCTCTATATCGCACACAACGACCAGTTCACCATCTACTCTGCCTCTGACGTCGCTCTCTTGCAGCAGGAATGGAAACAAACCGACCCCCGCGGCCAGCGTCGCACCCCATCACCCAAGGACGAGACGGAACAATTTCTGGGCGAGTTGGCGGGGGAGGAATTTATCTCCAACACAGACCTGCCCTTTAAGACCATGGACGTCCCGCATCTCAAGGGAAAGCCGGCCGCAATGAAAGGGGATCTCTGGCGGTTTTACACCAGGAAGGCCCAGGTCGAATTGTTCGGGCCCACAGCCAAAGACCCCAAAAGCCCGAACTACCAATTCCATTTGCGCTACCTGGACGTGCTGGAAAAGATGCGGGCCCACTACAACACCTATGTCGTGCCTTTCTGGAACCAAAAGGCCCACGTGGCCTGGCTGAAGTACGGGCCATTACTCATAAAGGCCTGGGAACAGATCCAAGCCGTGAATGCCGGGCGAGATAAGCAGGCGGCCGAAACTCAATACGATGGCCTGGCGCAAGTCTATTCCGGCATCCTTGTCGCGGGATTGCAGGAGGTCGAGAACACCTTCGGCCCGATTACGACGGCACAGATTGAAATTTCACGGGAATTGCAGGCCCATCCTGATATCATTGCACCAGCTGGTTCTCAGACACACAGCGAGCGGCTGGAGACCGTTTTCGAGAATCTCGGACGATCTCCTGGTGCCTGGTGGCAACGTGAAGTGTATGACCACCTGCGGCTCATCCGGGGGAGGCAGAAACCCGAGGCGCCATTCGCGAAAGACGAAGACCTTCTTGGGCCTGTCGATTGA